In Syngnathus scovelli strain Florida chromosome 11, RoL_Ssco_1.2, whole genome shotgun sequence, one DNA window encodes the following:
- the kif21b gene encoding kinesin-like protein KIF21B isoform X4 — translation MASQADCCVKVALRIRPQMAKEKIEGCHVCTLVTPGEPQVLLGKDKAFTYDFVFDIDSEQQSIYQGCVHKLIEGCFEGYNATVFAYGQTGSGKTYTMGTGFDMSLALSEQGIIPRAVHHLFEGIQSRKEKAKEAGTQPPEFKVSAQFLELYNEEILDLFDATRDPESRTRKSTIKIHEDSTGSIYTSGVTSRLVQSEEELLQCLKLGALSRTTASTQMNAQSSRSHAIFTIHLCQMRVCQQPLELSNGDGGTKELNGVDSNGIEQPEFEALMAKFHFVDLAGSERLKRTGATGERAREGISINCGLLALGNVISALGDQTKKGGHVPYRDSKLTRLLQDSLGGNSRTVMIACVSPSDRDFMETLNTLKYANRARNIKNKVVVNQDKTSQQISALRAEIARLQMELLDYKAGKRVACEDGSEGYSDLYQENTMLQRENDTLRLRLKAMQETIDHLNTRVTHLLANEVSVLLSKSSEGNQEIGALIQNYIREVEELRSKLLESEAMNESLRRQAARPSSRPTCASSSLSPAPGHPPGSSPSTMSMEAEMTDVLRRAKLDIERLKKKERRQRRMSPELEKGLKKRVKLHNHENGDNGQNGQNGLNGEIDSDDNHTEDIMSTLQEESGCDEEEEEEEGREEDDDFDSDESLVDSDSDSDEKANFQADLADLTCEIEIKQKLIDELENSQRRLLMLKLQYEEKLILLQNKIRDTQLERDRVLQNLMSMENYTEEKANRIKQEYEKRLKEMNRDLLKLQAAQKEHARLLKNQGRYERELKKLQTEVNEMKKAKVAVMKQMKEEQQRRRLVEAKRNREIAQLKKEQRRQEFQIRALESQKRQQELVLRRKTQEVTALRRLAKPMSDRVAGRVARWNQTAPVTDSGAELSASTTASSSEPESGKTVSGLVRQWNNKNNGYGYLGESEGSMDGTRVIGSRKKLQRKPAGVGTNATAGRSVGFSKMARQKWQTLERRIMDIVMQRMTIANVEADMDRLIKKREELTAQQEALSHKRAVLMAEGEGPEAEDRLLSEIGEDLEVLNANIDYINDSLSDCQATIVQIEETKDELDSVDTSVVISSCSLAEARHLLDHFLKASIDKSLQVAQKEAQIRLLEGQLRQTDVIGSSQNHMILDALREKAECIPELQALLLNVQQENGYASTDEEPSEFSQASDNSVSLLKESNSQDDLKIKVEPRLSAQMKAVSAEYLGPAVEHLSGCKQAQITKSLASLTDIQEDGLSTVKASLGLGLSLSLRDPYHKDRVSRTISLPIRGHTFPRQSRGYDTSPITRRKSYDRSYRPTDGYTPPSSPPLRTRNDRNVFSRLTSNQSQGSALDKGVINPIGGVKGGRTAPLQCMSVAEGHSKPVLCVDATDELLFTGSKDRTCKMWNLVTGQEIATLKGHPNNVVSVKYCPSSGLVFSVSTSYIKVWDIRDSAKCVRTLTSSGQVVSGDACAGATTRTITFAHGECQINQIALNPSGSVLYAATGNTVRIWDLNRMQALGKLTGHIGSVMCLTVGQSLLGKDQVITGSKDHYVKVFDVAEGTPGNIGPAHNFEPPHYDGIECLTVQGDVLFSGSRDNGIKKWDLEQQELSQQIPIAHKDWVCALAYVPARPLLLSGCRGGMLKVWNVDNFTPIGEVKAHDSPINAICTNSKQIFTASSDKTVKIWLSKVWRKR, via the exons ATGGCCAGCCAGGCTGACTGCTGCGTGAAGGTTGCATTGAG GATACGTCCTCAGATGGCCAAAGAGAAGATCGAAGGTTGCCACGTGTGTACGTTGGTCACACCCGGCGAGCCGCAAGTGCTCCTGGGGAAAGACAAGGCCTTCACCTACGATTTTGTTTTCGACATCGACTCGGAACAGCAGAGCATCTACCAAGGGTGCGTGCACAAGCTCATAGAGGGCTGCTTCGAGGGGTACAACGCCACCGTCTTTGCTTACGGCCAG ACGGGCTCTGGGAAGACCTACACCATGGGGACCGGTTTCGACATGAGTCTGGCCCTGTCGGAGCAGGGCATCATCCCACGAGCGGTTCACCACCTCTTTGAAGGGATCCAGAGCAGGAAGGAGAAAGCCAAAGAAGCAGGCACCCAGCCCCCCGAATTTAAAGTCAGCGCCCAGTTTCTTGAG CTTTACAATGAAGAGATCCTGGACTTATTTGACGCCACGAGGGATCCAGAGAGTCGGACCCGGAAGTCCACCATAAAAATCCACGAGGATTCTACTGGTAGTATCTACACCAGCGGGGTCACTTCCAGACTCGTCCAGTCTGAGGAGGAG ttGCTGCAGTGTCTGAAACTGGGCGCGCTGTCCCGAACCACCGCCAGCACACAGATGAACGCTCAAAGCTCCCGCTCACACGCCATCTTCaccatccacctctgtcagatgaGAGTCTGCCAGCAGCCCTTAGAATTG TCAAATGGAGACGGGGGGACCAAGGAATTAAATGGTGTGGACTCCAATGGCATCGAGCAGCCCGAGTTTGAAGCGCTGATGGCCAAGTTCCATTTTGTCGACCTGGCTGGTTCGGAGAGGCTCAAACGCACTGGAGCTACAGGAGAGCGAGCCCGGGAGGGAATCTCCATTAACTGTGGACTG ttGGCCCTGGGAAATGTCATCAGTGCTTTAGGAGACCAGACCAAGAAAGGGGGCCACGTCCCCTATCGGGACTCCAAACTCACTCGCCTGCTACAAGACTCACTAGGAGGCAACAG CCGCACCGTGATGATCGCCTGCGTCAGTCCGTCCGACCGTGACTTCATGGAGACCCTGAACACCCTCAAGTATGCCAACCGAGCGCGCAACATCAAGAACAAAGTGGTGGTGAACCAAGACAAGACCAGCCAGCAAATCAGCGCCCTGCGTGCCGAGATTGCTCGCCTCCAGATGGAGCTGCTGGATTACAAGGCG GGGAAGCGCGTGGCATGCGAGGACGGTTCGGAGGGTTACAGCGACCTGTACCAGGAGAACACCATGCTCCAAAGAGAGAACGACACACTGCGCCTCAGGCTGAAGGCCATGCAGGAGACTATCGACCACCTCAACACCCGAGTCACACATCTGCTGGCCAACGAGGTCAGCGTGCTGCTCTCCAAGTCAA GTGAGGGCAACCAGGAGATTGGGGCTCTAATTCAGAACTACATTCGTGAAGTTGAAGAACTCAG ATCCAAGCTGCTGGAGAGCGAGGCCATGAACGAATCATTGCGACGTCAAGCCGCTCGGCCCTCCTCTCGACCGACCTGCGCTTCCTCCTCTCTGAGCCCGGCCCCTGGACACCCCCCTGGCTCTTCCCCCTCAACCATGTCCATGGAGGCCGAAATGACGGACGTGTTGCGCAGGGCCAAGCTGGACATCGAAAGGCTGAAGAAAAAGGAGAGGAGGCAGAGGAGGATGAG TCCAGAGTTGGAGAAAGGCTTGAAAAAACGCGTGAAGTTACACAACCACGAGAACGGCGACAACGGCCAAAATGGACAAAACGGACTGAACGGAGAGATCGATTCGGATGACAATCACACAGAG GACATCATGTCGACGTTGCAGGAAGAAAGTGGTtgcgatgaagaggaggaggaggaggaaggaagggaggaagatgatgacttTGATAGCGATGAGAGCCtggtggactcggactcagATTCTGATGAGAAAG CCAACTTTCAGGCCGACCTTGCTGACCTGACCTGCGAGATCGAGATCAAGCAGAAGTTAATAGACGAGCTGGAGAACAGCCAGAGGAGGTTGCTGATGCTGAAGCTCCAGTATGAGGAGAAGCTCATTCTGCTGCAGAACAAGATCCGAGACACCCAGCTGGAGAGGGACCGCGTGCTTCAAAACCTCA TGTCCATGGAAAACTACACGGAGGAGAAGGCTAACCGCATAAAGCAGGAGTATGAGAAACGTCTTAAGGAGATGAACCGAGACCTTTTGAAGCTCCAAGCTGCACAGAAGGAACACGCGCGTTTGCTTAAAAACCAAGGCAGGTACGAGCGGGAGCTGAAAAAACTCCAAACGGAGGTCAATGAGATGAAGAAAGCCAAG GTGGCTGTGATGAAGCAGATGAAGGAGGAGCAGCAGAGAAGGAGGCTGGTGGAAGCCAAGAGAAACCGAGAGATTGCCCAGCTCAAGAAGGAGCAGCGAAGACAAGAG TTTCAAATCCGTGCCCTGGAGTCCCAGAAGCGACAACAGGAGCTGGTCCTGCGCAGGAAAACACAGGAGGTGACCGCCCTGCGTAGGCTGGCCAAGCCCATGTCAGACCGCGTAGCTGGACGCGTGGCCCGCTGGAATCAGACCGCCCCGGTTACCGACTCTGGCGCAGAGTTGTCCGCCAGCACGACGGCAAGCAGCTCCGAACCCGAGAGCGGAAAGACTGTGAGTGGGTTAGTGCGACAgtggaacaacaaaaacaatggcTATGGATACCTGGGAGAGAGCGAGGGGAGCATGGATGGAACGCGGGTCATTGG CAGCCGAAAGAAGCTGCAGCGGAAGCCGGCGGGCGTCGGCACCAACGCAACGGCGGGCCGATCCGTAggcttctccaagatggcccgtcAAAAGTGGCAAACTCTGGAACGGCGCATTATGGACATCGTCATGCAGAGAATGACCATTGCCAATGTAGAAGCTGACATGGATCGTCTCATCAAG AAACGAGAGGAGCTGACGGCCCAACAGGAGGCACTCTCGCACAAGCGAGCGGTACTAATGGCCGAAGGAGAGGGTCCAGAAGCAGAGGACCGACTCCTTTCGGAGATCGGCGAGGATCTCGAGGTTCTGAACGCTAACATCGATTACATAAATGACAGTCTGTCCGACTGCCAGGCGACTATTGTGCAGATAGAAGAAACAAAG GATGAGTTGGACTCAGTGGATACATCAGTGGTAATCAGCTCATGTTCTCTGGCTGAAGCACGACACCTGCTGGACCATTTTCTCAAGGCCTCCATTGACAAG agCTTGCAAGTGGCACAGAAGGAGGCTCAGATCCGACTACTGGAGGGTCAGCTGAGACAGACCGATGTGATCGGTTCGTCCCAAAATCACATGATCCTCGATGCTCTGCGGGAAAAAGCTGAATGCATCCCTGAACTGCAGGCTCTCCTTCTCAATGTACAGCAGG AGAACGGTTACGCCAGCACAGATGAGGAACCTTCTGAGTTCAGTCAAGCCTCAGACAACAG TGTCTCTTTACTGAAAGAATCCAACAGCCAAGATGACCTCAAAATAAAG GTGGAACCTCGTCTGTCAGCTCAGATGAAGGCGGTGTCGGCCGAGTATCTGGGTCCCGCCGTGGAGCATTTGTCAGGCTGCAAGCAGGCGCAAATCACAAAGTCTTTGGCCTCGCTGACCGACATCCAGGAGGACGGTCTGAGCACGGTCAAGGCGAGCTTGGGCCTTGGTCTCAGTCTCTCTCTGCGGGACCCCTACCACAAGGACAGAGTGTCACGCACCATCAGCTTGCCTATCAGAGGACACACCTT tCCCAGGCAGTCACGAGGCTACGACACCTCTCCCATCACCAGAAGGAAATCTTATGACCGTTCATACAG GCCCACTGATGGCTATACACCACCGTCCTCCCCTCCTCTGAGGACCAGGAATGACCGCAACGTGTTCTCGAGGCTCACCAGCAACCAAAGTCAAGGTTCTGCACTGGACAA GGGTGTGATTAATCCTATCGGTGGCGTGAAGGGGGGCCGGACAGCCCCCCTGCAGTGTATGTCTGTAGCCGAGGGCCACTCAAAGCCCGTCCTGTGTGTGGACGCCACAGATGAGCTGCTGTTCACTGGATCAAAAG ATCGTACCTGTAAGATGTGGAACCTGGTGACAGGTCAGGAGATTGCCACGCTTAAAGGTCATCCCAACAACGTGGTGTCGGTTAAATACTGTCCCTCCTCGGGTTTGGTCTTTTCCGTCTCGACGTCCTACATCAAGGTGTGGGACATACGCGATTCGGCCAAGTGCGTCCGTACACTCAC TTCATCAGGACAAGTGGTGTCAGGCGACGCGTGTGCCGGCGCCACCACCCGCACAATAACATTTGCACATGGTGAATGTCAGATCAACCAAATTGCACTCAATCCATCAGGATCTGTTTTGTATGCCGCTACTGGAAACACGGTTCGCATCTGGGATCTCAACAG GATGCAAGCTTTGGGCAAGCTGACCGGCCACATTGGTTCCGTTATGTGTTTGACGGTGGGACAGTCTCTGCTGGGCAAAGATCAAGTCATCACTGGCTCGAAAGACCATTACGTAAAG GTCTTCGATGTGGCGGAGGGGACTCCGGGTAACATCGGCCCGGCTCATAACTTTGAGCCACCGCATTACGACGGCATCGAATGTTTGACCGTGCAGGGAGACGTGCTGTTCAGTGGATCGAGAGACAACGGCATTAAAAAATGGGATTTGGAACAGCAGGAGCTCAGTCAG CAAATCCCCATCGCCCACAAAGACTGGGTGTGCGCCCTGGCTTACGTCCCGGCGAGGCCGTTGCTGCTCAGCGGCTGTCGGGGCGGCATGCTGAAGGTGTGGAACGTCGACAACTTCACTCCCATAGGAGAAGTCAAAGCACACGACAGCCCTATTAATGCCATATGTACCAACTCCAAGCAGATTTTTACTGCGTCCAG TGACAAGACGGTGAAGATCTGGCTGTCAAAGGTGTGGAGAAAGAGGTGA
- the kif21b gene encoding kinesin-like protein KIF21B isoform X3, translating into MASQADCCVKVALRIRPQMAKEKIEGCHVCTLVTPGEPQVLLGKDKAFTYDFVFDIDSEQQSIYQGCVHKLIEGCFEGYNATVFAYGQTGSGKTYTMGTGFDMSLALSEQGIIPRAVHHLFEGIQSRKEKAKEAGTQPPEFKVSAQFLELYNEEILDLFDATRDPESRTRKSTIKIHEDSTGSIYTSGVTSRLVQSEEELLQCLKLGALSRTTASTQMNAQSSRSHAIFTIHLCQMRVCQQPLELSNGDGGTKELNGVDSNGIEQPEFEALMAKFHFVDLAGSERLKRTGATGERAREGISINCGLLALGNVISALGDQTKKGGHVPYRDSKLTRLLQDSLGGNSRTVMIACVSPSDRDFMETLNTLKYANRARNIKNKVVVNQDKTSQQISALRAEIARLQMELLDYKAGKRVACEDGSEGYSDLYQENTMLQRENDTLRLRLKAMQETIDHLNTRVTHLLANEVSVLLSKSSEGNQEIGALIQNYIREVEELRSKLLESEAMNESLRRQAARPSSRPTCASSSLSPAPGHPPGSSPSTMSMEAEMTDVLRRAKLDIERLKKKERRQRRMSPELEKGLKKRVKLHNHENGDNGQNGQNGLNGEIDSDDNHTEDIMSTLQEESGCDEEEEEEEGREEDDDFDSDESLVDSDSDSDEKANFQADLADLTCEIEIKQKLIDELENSQRRLLMLKLQYEEKLILLQNKIRDTQLERDRVLQNLMSMENYTEEKANRIKQEYEKRLKEMNRDLLKLQAAQKEHARLLKNQGRYERELKKLQTEVNEMKKAKVAVMKQMKEEQQRRRLVEAKRNREIAQLKKEQRRQEFQIRALESQKRQQELVLRRKTQEVTALRRLAKPMSDRVAGRVARWNQTAPVTDSGAELSASTTASSSEPESGKTVSGLVRQWNNKNNGYGYLGESEGSMDGTRVIGSRKKLQRKPAGVGTNATAGRSVGFSKMARQKWQTLERRIMDIVMQRMTIANVEADMDRLIKKREELTAQQEALSHKRAVLMAEGEGPEAEDRLLSEIGEDLEVLNANIDYINDSLSDCQATIVQIEETKDELDSVDTSVVISSCSLAEARHLLDHFLKASIDKSLQVAQKEAQIRLLEGQLRQTDVIGSSQNHMILDALREKAECIPELQALLLNVQQENGYASTDEEPSEFSQASDNSVSLLKESNSQDDLKIKVEPRLSAQMKAVSAEYLGPAVEHLSGCKQAQITKSLASLTDIQEDGLSTVKASLGLGLSLSLRDPYHKDRVSRTISLPIRGHTFPRQSRGYDTSPITRRKSYDRSYRPTDGYTPPSSPPLRTRNDRNVFSRLTSNQSQGSALDKSDDSDSSLSEVLRGVINPIGGVKGGRTAPLQCMSVAEGHSKPVLCVDATDELLFTGSKDRTCKMWNLVTGQEIATLKGHPNNVVSVKYCPSSGLVFSVSTSYIKVWDIRDSAKCVRTLTSSGQVVSGDACAGATTRTITFAHGECQINQIALNPSGSVLYAATGNTVRIWDLNRMQALGKLTGHIGSVMCLTVGQSLLGKDQVITGSKDHYVKVFDVAEGTPGNIGPAHNFEPPHYDGIECLTVQGDVLFSGSRDNGIKKWDLEQQELSQQIPIAHKDWVCALAYVPARPLLLSGCRGGMLKVWNVDNFTPIGEVKAHDSPINAICTNSKQIFTASSDKTVKIWLSKVWRKR; encoded by the exons ATGGCCAGCCAGGCTGACTGCTGCGTGAAGGTTGCATTGAG GATACGTCCTCAGATGGCCAAAGAGAAGATCGAAGGTTGCCACGTGTGTACGTTGGTCACACCCGGCGAGCCGCAAGTGCTCCTGGGGAAAGACAAGGCCTTCACCTACGATTTTGTTTTCGACATCGACTCGGAACAGCAGAGCATCTACCAAGGGTGCGTGCACAAGCTCATAGAGGGCTGCTTCGAGGGGTACAACGCCACCGTCTTTGCTTACGGCCAG ACGGGCTCTGGGAAGACCTACACCATGGGGACCGGTTTCGACATGAGTCTGGCCCTGTCGGAGCAGGGCATCATCCCACGAGCGGTTCACCACCTCTTTGAAGGGATCCAGAGCAGGAAGGAGAAAGCCAAAGAAGCAGGCACCCAGCCCCCCGAATTTAAAGTCAGCGCCCAGTTTCTTGAG CTTTACAATGAAGAGATCCTGGACTTATTTGACGCCACGAGGGATCCAGAGAGTCGGACCCGGAAGTCCACCATAAAAATCCACGAGGATTCTACTGGTAGTATCTACACCAGCGGGGTCACTTCCAGACTCGTCCAGTCTGAGGAGGAG ttGCTGCAGTGTCTGAAACTGGGCGCGCTGTCCCGAACCACCGCCAGCACACAGATGAACGCTCAAAGCTCCCGCTCACACGCCATCTTCaccatccacctctgtcagatgaGAGTCTGCCAGCAGCCCTTAGAATTG TCAAATGGAGACGGGGGGACCAAGGAATTAAATGGTGTGGACTCCAATGGCATCGAGCAGCCCGAGTTTGAAGCGCTGATGGCCAAGTTCCATTTTGTCGACCTGGCTGGTTCGGAGAGGCTCAAACGCACTGGAGCTACAGGAGAGCGAGCCCGGGAGGGAATCTCCATTAACTGTGGACTG ttGGCCCTGGGAAATGTCATCAGTGCTTTAGGAGACCAGACCAAGAAAGGGGGCCACGTCCCCTATCGGGACTCCAAACTCACTCGCCTGCTACAAGACTCACTAGGAGGCAACAG CCGCACCGTGATGATCGCCTGCGTCAGTCCGTCCGACCGTGACTTCATGGAGACCCTGAACACCCTCAAGTATGCCAACCGAGCGCGCAACATCAAGAACAAAGTGGTGGTGAACCAAGACAAGACCAGCCAGCAAATCAGCGCCCTGCGTGCCGAGATTGCTCGCCTCCAGATGGAGCTGCTGGATTACAAGGCG GGGAAGCGCGTGGCATGCGAGGACGGTTCGGAGGGTTACAGCGACCTGTACCAGGAGAACACCATGCTCCAAAGAGAGAACGACACACTGCGCCTCAGGCTGAAGGCCATGCAGGAGACTATCGACCACCTCAACACCCGAGTCACACATCTGCTGGCCAACGAGGTCAGCGTGCTGCTCTCCAAGTCAA GTGAGGGCAACCAGGAGATTGGGGCTCTAATTCAGAACTACATTCGTGAAGTTGAAGAACTCAG ATCCAAGCTGCTGGAGAGCGAGGCCATGAACGAATCATTGCGACGTCAAGCCGCTCGGCCCTCCTCTCGACCGACCTGCGCTTCCTCCTCTCTGAGCCCGGCCCCTGGACACCCCCCTGGCTCTTCCCCCTCAACCATGTCCATGGAGGCCGAAATGACGGACGTGTTGCGCAGGGCCAAGCTGGACATCGAAAGGCTGAAGAAAAAGGAGAGGAGGCAGAGGAGGATGAG TCCAGAGTTGGAGAAAGGCTTGAAAAAACGCGTGAAGTTACACAACCACGAGAACGGCGACAACGGCCAAAATGGACAAAACGGACTGAACGGAGAGATCGATTCGGATGACAATCACACAGAG GACATCATGTCGACGTTGCAGGAAGAAAGTGGTtgcgatgaagaggaggaggaggaggaaggaagggaggaagatgatgacttTGATAGCGATGAGAGCCtggtggactcggactcagATTCTGATGAGAAAG CCAACTTTCAGGCCGACCTTGCTGACCTGACCTGCGAGATCGAGATCAAGCAGAAGTTAATAGACGAGCTGGAGAACAGCCAGAGGAGGTTGCTGATGCTGAAGCTCCAGTATGAGGAGAAGCTCATTCTGCTGCAGAACAAGATCCGAGACACCCAGCTGGAGAGGGACCGCGTGCTTCAAAACCTCA TGTCCATGGAAAACTACACGGAGGAGAAGGCTAACCGCATAAAGCAGGAGTATGAGAAACGTCTTAAGGAGATGAACCGAGACCTTTTGAAGCTCCAAGCTGCACAGAAGGAACACGCGCGTTTGCTTAAAAACCAAGGCAGGTACGAGCGGGAGCTGAAAAAACTCCAAACGGAGGTCAATGAGATGAAGAAAGCCAAG GTGGCTGTGATGAAGCAGATGAAGGAGGAGCAGCAGAGAAGGAGGCTGGTGGAAGCCAAGAGAAACCGAGAGATTGCCCAGCTCAAGAAGGAGCAGCGAAGACAAGAG TTTCAAATCCGTGCCCTGGAGTCCCAGAAGCGACAACAGGAGCTGGTCCTGCGCAGGAAAACACAGGAGGTGACCGCCCTGCGTAGGCTGGCCAAGCCCATGTCAGACCGCGTAGCTGGACGCGTGGCCCGCTGGAATCAGACCGCCCCGGTTACCGACTCTGGCGCAGAGTTGTCCGCCAGCACGACGGCAAGCAGCTCCGAACCCGAGAGCGGAAAGACTGTGAGTGGGTTAGTGCGACAgtggaacaacaaaaacaatggcTATGGATACCTGGGAGAGAGCGAGGGGAGCATGGATGGAACGCGGGTCATTGG CAGCCGAAAGAAGCTGCAGCGGAAGCCGGCGGGCGTCGGCACCAACGCAACGGCGGGCCGATCCGTAggcttctccaagatggcccgtcAAAAGTGGCAAACTCTGGAACGGCGCATTATGGACATCGTCATGCAGAGAATGACCATTGCCAATGTAGAAGCTGACATGGATCGTCTCATCAAG AAACGAGAGGAGCTGACGGCCCAACAGGAGGCACTCTCGCACAAGCGAGCGGTACTAATGGCCGAAGGAGAGGGTCCAGAAGCAGAGGACCGACTCCTTTCGGAGATCGGCGAGGATCTCGAGGTTCTGAACGCTAACATCGATTACATAAATGACAGTCTGTCCGACTGCCAGGCGACTATTGTGCAGATAGAAGAAACAAAG GATGAGTTGGACTCAGTGGATACATCAGTGGTAATCAGCTCATGTTCTCTGGCTGAAGCACGACACCTGCTGGACCATTTTCTCAAGGCCTCCATTGACAAG agCTTGCAAGTGGCACAGAAGGAGGCTCAGATCCGACTACTGGAGGGTCAGCTGAGACAGACCGATGTGATCGGTTCGTCCCAAAATCACATGATCCTCGATGCTCTGCGGGAAAAAGCTGAATGCATCCCTGAACTGCAGGCTCTCCTTCTCAATGTACAGCAGG AGAACGGTTACGCCAGCACAGATGAGGAACCTTCTGAGTTCAGTCAAGCCTCAGACAACAG TGTCTCTTTACTGAAAGAATCCAACAGCCAAGATGACCTCAAAATAAAG GTGGAACCTCGTCTGTCAGCTCAGATGAAGGCGGTGTCGGCCGAGTATCTGGGTCCCGCCGTGGAGCATTTGTCAGGCTGCAAGCAGGCGCAAATCACAAAGTCTTTGGCCTCGCTGACCGACATCCAGGAGGACGGTCTGAGCACGGTCAAGGCGAGCTTGGGCCTTGGTCTCAGTCTCTCTCTGCGGGACCCCTACCACAAGGACAGAGTGTCACGCACCATCAGCTTGCCTATCAGAGGACACACCTT tCCCAGGCAGTCACGAGGCTACGACACCTCTCCCATCACCAGAAGGAAATCTTATGACCGTTCATACAG GCCCACTGATGGCTATACACCACCGTCCTCCCCTCCTCTGAGGACCAGGAATGACCGCAACGTGTTCTCGAGGCTCACCAGCAACCAAAGTCAAGGTTCTGCACTGGACAA gTCGGATGACAGCGATTCCTCGCTCTCCGAGGTGCTCAG GGGTGTGATTAATCCTATCGGTGGCGTGAAGGGGGGCCGGACAGCCCCCCTGCAGTGTATGTCTGTAGCCGAGGGCCACTCAAAGCCCGTCCTGTGTGTGGACGCCACAGATGAGCTGCTGTTCACTGGATCAAAAG ATCGTACCTGTAAGATGTGGAACCTGGTGACAGGTCAGGAGATTGCCACGCTTAAAGGTCATCCCAACAACGTGGTGTCGGTTAAATACTGTCCCTCCTCGGGTTTGGTCTTTTCCGTCTCGACGTCCTACATCAAGGTGTGGGACATACGCGATTCGGCCAAGTGCGTCCGTACACTCAC TTCATCAGGACAAGTGGTGTCAGGCGACGCGTGTGCCGGCGCCACCACCCGCACAATAACATTTGCACATGGTGAATGTCAGATCAACCAAATTGCACTCAATCCATCAGGATCTGTTTTGTATGCCGCTACTGGAAACACGGTTCGCATCTGGGATCTCAACAG GATGCAAGCTTTGGGCAAGCTGACCGGCCACATTGGTTCCGTTATGTGTTTGACGGTGGGACAGTCTCTGCTGGGCAAAGATCAAGTCATCACTGGCTCGAAAGACCATTACGTAAAG GTCTTCGATGTGGCGGAGGGGACTCCGGGTAACATCGGCCCGGCTCATAACTTTGAGCCACCGCATTACGACGGCATCGAATGTTTGACCGTGCAGGGAGACGTGCTGTTCAGTGGATCGAGAGACAACGGCATTAAAAAATGGGATTTGGAACAGCAGGAGCTCAGTCAG CAAATCCCCATCGCCCACAAAGACTGGGTGTGCGCCCTGGCTTACGTCCCGGCGAGGCCGTTGCTGCTCAGCGGCTGTCGGGGCGGCATGCTGAAGGTGTGGAACGTCGACAACTTCACTCCCATAGGAGAAGTCAAAGCACACGACAGCCCTATTAATGCCATATGTACCAACTCCAAGCAGATTTTTACTGCGTCCAG TGACAAGACGGTGAAGATCTGGCTGTCAAAGGTGTGGAGAAAGAGGTGA